The genomic region attgtaatatagttttgttatttataacgatactttgaaaatattttaaggaattattaCAAGCAAATTTGACATGAGCTTGTAGTAGTATTGGGCCAATCCCAGCTTTACAAAGTTCAATTCGGGGTTCAGAAATGAACCCACTAATTTGGattttgggttgttttgggccTAAACAAAAGGATTCCAGTCTTCTAGAATCTGGAACAGTACAAAGGAGATCAGTTAAGGAGCAATCAAAtgttcaaaattgaaaaaaaggagAGGAGAGAGTGAAAAACCCTTGTTCTCTCCCACGTTTTTAAATCAATGTCGGATGTCATGGTCGACCATACACAAAAACTGGAAGAAACAGCCGTCCCAAACAACTTAGAGCAACAGGACAAACAAGACGAAGAACAACCGCAGCAATCAGTACAAGAAAATGCAGAATATGAAGATGAAGAGTTACACAAGCTTCTGGTCCCTGACATAACCCAACTTCCTCTCATTCCCCCCTCTGCTGTTGAATTCAACTTTGCCTCTTACTTTGCTCCAGGTTCCCCACCCCTCTTCTTTTTCAATCAATAATGGATTAGCTATTTTTTGTGGGTTTTGCTAAGGAACCCATAGGGCTTAGGCGCTTTAAGttacatgattttatttatagtaCCGGTTTTGTGTTAAACGCAATAGCTAATAACTTGGTTCATGATTTTCTATGCATTGGTTGAAGATGTCAgtgaataataattatttttaataaagtgtTCTGAGCcctaaaataaagttaaaatttacaGATTTTATGAAACCAGGAAACGATCAGTATGTTTATCGTCATGCCAATGGGTAAGAATTCCAAACTTTTCTTGGGGTtttataaaatggaaattttgaattgagAAAAAACTTAAGTAATATGAATTTGTAGATTGTGTGTTGTTGGCCTGGCTTCAACTCACTTGGCATTTAACGATAAGGGTGGGATCACGGCCGTTGATTTCAATGTTGGCAAATCCGATCGCAGTGGTATGAAAGTCACCGGAAAGAGAAAAAAGgtatctctctctctttctctttcatttCTGTAATTCATTAGTAacatttttttgggggggggttAAAGAGGTTTATCCTTGT from Gossypium raimondii isolate GPD5lz chromosome 1, ASM2569854v1, whole genome shotgun sequence harbors:
- the LOC105784140 gene encoding uncharacterized protein LOC105784140, which codes for MSDVMVDHTQKLEETAVPNNLEQQDKQDEEQPQQSVQENAEYEDEELHKLLVPDITQLPLIPPSAVEFNFASYFAPDFMKPGNDQYVYRHANGLCVVGLASTHLAFNDKGGITAVDFNVGKSDRSGMKVTGKRKKNAQHFESNTALCKVCTNGDSYIVRCCVKGSLLEVNERLIKQPELLHSSADREGYIAIIMPKPADWLKVKASLLSLEDFKKLRALC